One window of the Salvia miltiorrhiza cultivar Shanhuang (shh) chromosome 6, IMPLAD_Smil_shh, whole genome shotgun sequence genome contains the following:
- the LOC130988319 gene encoding ABC transporter G family member 32: MWSSAENLSARSESFREDGDDEEALRWAALERLPTYRRVRRGIFRNMVGDSKEIDVEEMLAEEQRIVLDRLVNSVDDDWEKFFTRVRRRFDRVDLDFPKVEVRFRHLTVESSVHIGSRALPTISNFVINMAEALLRQLKIYAGDRMKLTILDDISGIIRPGRLTLLLGPPSSGKSTLLLALAGQLKSDLKVSGKVTYNGHGLNEFVPQTTSAYVSQQDWHAAEMTVRETLDFSARCQGVGSKYDMLMELSRREKISGTKPDEDLDIFMKALSLVGNDTNISVEYILKILGLDICADTLVGDEMIKGISGGQKKRLTTGEILVGPSRVLFMDEISNGLDSSTTYQIVKYLRHSTRALEGTTVISLLQPAPETYELFDDVVLLSEGKIVYQGPRTAVLQFFAYMGFHCPERKNVADFLQEVVSRKDQEQYWALPDQPYRFIPVVRFAESFSSYNLGKSLSDEMDIPYDKRYSHPAALSSSRYGTKKMDLLRTNFHWQLLLMKRNLFIYVFKFIQLLLVALITMSVFCRTTMSHDTIDDGGLYLGELYFSMVIILFNGFTEVSMLVAKLPILYKHRDLHFYPCWAYTMPAWLLSIPTSLIESGFWVAVTYYVVGFDPNITRFLRQFLLYFFLHQMSLSLFRLMGSLGRSMIVANTFGSFAMLIVMVLGGYIISRDRIPKWWIWGFWVSPLMYAQDAASVNEFLGHSWNKKSGNSSTIGLALLKSRSLFPESYWYWIGIGALIVYTILFNVLFTFFLSKLNPLGKRQAIVSKEELDDREKMRKGEPVVVQLRDFLQYSGSFAKKSFKSKGMVLPFEPLSMSFSNISYYVDVPIELKQQGISEEKLQLLNNITGAFRPGVLTALVGVSGAGKTTLMDVLAGRKTGGIVEGNISISGYPKKQDTFARISGYCEQNDIHSPCLTVHESLLFSAWLRLPSDIDLETQKAFVDEVMQLVELVPLKGALVGLPGIDGLSTEQRKRLTIAIELVANPSIVFMDEPTSGLDARAAAIVMRTVRNIVNTGRTIVCTIHQPSIDIFESFDELLLMKRGGELIYAGPLGPKSTKLTEYFEAIDGVPRIRPGYNPSTWMLEVTSTVEENRLGIDFAEVYRKSDLYQFNKRLVERLSKPTVDSKDLDFPTKYCRSNFDQFVACLWKQHLSYWRNPQYTAVRFFYTVIISLMLGTICWDFGSQRETQQDIFNAMGSMYAAVLFIGITNATAVQPVVSVERFVSYRERAAGTYSALPFAFAQVAIEFPYVLSQSLIYSTIFYSMASFEWAVSKFMWYIFFMYFTMLYFTFYGMMTTAVTPNHNVAAIIAAPFYMLWNLFSGFMIPHKRIPVWWRWYYWANPVAWSLYGLVASQYADIEAPVKLSDGVRTLPTRVLIKHVFGFRHDFIGISGVMVAGFCLLFAVIFAFAIKSFNFQRR, from the exons ATGTGGAGTTCGGCGGAGAATTTGTCGGCGCGTTCGGAGTCGTTTAGGGAGGATGGGGACGACGAGGAGGCGCTGCGGTGGGCGGCGCTGGAGCGGCTGCCGACCTACCGCCGCGTGCGGCGCGGgattttccggaacatggtggGCGACTCGAAGGAGATCGACGTCGAAGAGATGCTCGCTGAGGAGCAGAGGATCGTTCTGGATCGGCTGGTTAACTCGGTTGACGATGATTGGGAGAAGTTCTTCACACGCGTACGGCGTCGCTTTGACag AGTTGATCTGGACTTCCCAAAGGTTGAAGTTAGATTTCGCCATTTGACAGTTGAATCATCTGTTCACATTGGTAGTAGAGCTTTGCCtacaatttcaaattttgtCATCAACATGGCTGAG GCTTTACTCAGGCAGCTAAAAATATACGCTGGTGACAGAATGAAGCTGACAATTTTAGATGACATTAGTGGAATAATTCGACCAGGAAG ATTAACATTATTATTAGGTCCGCCAAGCTCTGGAAAGAGTACTCTGCTCTTAGCCTTAGCTGGACAACTCAAATCTGATCTCAAG GTGTCCGGTAAAGTAACCTATAATGGGCATGGCCTTAATGAGTTTGTGCCCCAAACGACATCTGCTTATGTCAGTCAGCAAGATTGGCATGCTGCGGAGATGACAGTAAGAGAAACACTTGACTTTTCAGCACGTTGTCAGGGTGTTGGTTCTAAATATG ATATGCTTATGGAACTTTCAAGAAGAGAGAAGATTTCTGGAACTAAGCCTGATGAAGATCTTGACATTTTCATGAAG GCATTATCGTTGGTGGGGAATGATACAAACATTTCGGTGGAGTACATTTTGAAG ATTTTAGGATTGGACATTTGTGCTGATACCCTTGTTGGAGATGAAATGATTAAAGGTATCTCTGGTGGTCAGAAAAAGCGCCTGACAACAG GTGAAATTTTAGTGGGTCCATCAAGAGTGCTATTCATGGATGAGATATCAAATGGTCTTGATAGTTCAACAACTTACCAAATTGTCAAGTATCTTAGGCATTCAACCCGTGCACTTGAAGGAACCACTGTGATTTCTCTGCTTCAACCAGCACCTGAGACGTACGAGTTATTTGATGATGTTGTTCTCTTGTCCGAGGGGAAAATTGTATACCAGGGACCTCGTACAGCCGTCCTTCAATTCTTTGCATACATGGGTTTCCATTGTCCCGAGAGGAAAAATGTAGCAGACTTCCTTCAAGAA gtTGTTTCGAGGAAGGATCAAGAGCAGTATTGGGCTTTACCTGATCAGCCTTACAGATTCATACCTGTTGTAAGATTTGCTGAATCTTTTAGCTCGTACAACCTCGGGAAGAGTTTATCTGATGAGATGGATATCCCATATGATAAGCGCTATAGCCACCCTGCAGCCTTATCGTCTTCTAGATATGGAACAAAGAAGATGGATCTTCTGAGAACCAACTTTCATTGGCAGTTGCTGCTTATGAAGCGCAATTTGTTTATCTATGTTTTCAAATTTATACAG CTGCTTTTGGTTGCTCTGATTACCATGAGTGTCTTCTGCCGGACTACAATGAGTCATGATACAATAGATGATGGAGGACTTTATTTGGGAGAATTGTATTTTTCGATGGTGATAATTCTTTTCAATGGCTTCACTGAGGTTTCCATGTTGGTGGCCAAGCTTCCAATTCTTTACAAGCACAGAGACTTGCACTTCTACCCTTGTTGGGCATATACAATGCCTGCATGGCTCCTGAGCATTCCAACATCACTGATAGAATCTGGTTTCTGGGTGGCAGTAACATACTATGTGGTTGGATTTGATCCAAACATTACCAG ATTCCTACGGCAATTTCTTCTTTACTTCTTTCTCCATCAAATGTCTCTATCTCTTTTCCGTCTGATGGGTTCCTTGGGCCGTAGCATGATTGTAGCAAATACTTTTGGATCCTTTGCTATGCTGATAGTCATGGTTCTTGGGGGCTACATCATTTCAAGAG ATAGGATTCCTAAATGGTGGATCTGGGGATTTTGGGTTTCTCCATTAATGTATGCTCAAGATGCTGCTAGTGTGAATGAATTCCTAGGGCATTCCTGGAATAAG AAAAGTGGGAATAGTTCAACAATAGGCCTTGCACTGCTAAAATCCCGCAGTTTGTTCCCAGAAAGTTACTGGTATTGGATTGGGATTGGTGCTTTGATCGTCTATACCATCTTATTCAATGTCCTTTTCACCTTTTTCCTCTCAAAACTAAATC CTCTGGGGAAACGGCAAGCTATTGTATCTAAGGAAGAGCTCGATGACAGGGAGAAGATGCGGAAAGGCGAACCTGTTGTTGTCCAGCTCAGAGACTTTCTACAATACTCGGGGTCTTTTGCTA AGAAGAGCTTTAAATCAAAAGGCATGGTGCTTCCGTTTGAGCCACTCTCTATGTCGTTCAGCAATATCAGTTACTATGTGGATGTGCCCATA GAACTGAAACAGCAGGGCATATCAGAAGAAAAATTGCAATTATTGAATAACATTACAGGTGCATTCAGGCCAGGTGTGCTAACTGCACTGGTTGGGGTTAGTGGTGCTGGAAAAACCACCCTTATGGATGTATTAGCTGGTAGGAAGACAGGTGGAATTGTAGAAGGAAACATCAGTATATCTGGGTATCCTAAGAAGCAAGATACATTTGCTAGAATATCAGGGTACTGTGAGCAAAATGATATTCATTCTCCCTGCTTAACCGTTCACGAATCACTTTTGTTCTCTGCTTGGCTGCGGTTGCCATCTGATATTGACTTGGAAACCCAAAAG GCATTTGTTGATGAGGTTATGCAACTTGTGGAGCTCGTTCCTCTGAAAGGAGCCTTGGTAGGTCTACCAGGGATTGATGGATTATCAACCGAGCAAAGAAAACGCCTTACCATTGCCATTGAACTTGTAGCCAACCCTTCTATAGTGTTTATGGATGAGCCCACGTCAGGGTTGGATGCACGAGCTGCAGCAATTGTCATGAGGACTGTCAGGAATATCGTTAATACAGGAAGAACAATAGTTTGCACGATTCATCAACCCAGCATTGACATATTCGAATCCTTTGATGAG CTTTTGTTAATGAAGCGGGGAGGAGAGCTCATTTATGCTGGTCCACTCGGTCCAAAGTCTACCAAACTGACAGAGTATTTTGAG GCGATTGATGGAGTTCCAAGGATCAGGCCTGGATATAATCCTTCCACATGGATGTTAGAGGTTACATCAACAGTAGAGGAAAACCGTCTGGGAATTGATTTTGCTGAAGTTTATAGAAAATCGGACCTATATCA GTTTAATAAACGTTTGGTTGAGAGGTTAAGCAAGCCAACCGTTGACTCAAAAGATCTTGATTTTCCTACAAAGTATTGTCGGTCAAATTTTGATCAATTTGTGGCTTGCCTCTGGAAGCAGCACCTCTCTTACTGGCGAAACCCACAATACACTGCAGTTCGGTTCTTCTACACAGTCATAATATCACTGATGCTCGGAACTATTTGTTGGGACTTCGGTTCCCAAAG GGAAACACAGCAGGACATCTTTAATGCTATGGGATCAATGTATGCCGCAGTGCTGTTCATTGGAATTACAAACGCCACTGCAGTTCAACCAGTTGTTTCTGTTGAAAGATTCGTTTCGTATAGAGAGAGAGCAGCAGGGACATATTCAGCTTTGCCATTTGCATTTGCTCAG GTTGCCATCGAGTTTCCCTATGTACTGTCTCAATCGCTAATTTACAGCACGATTTTTTACTCAATGGCTTCGTTCGAGTGGGCAGTCTCAAAATTTATGTGGTACATCTTTTTTATGTACTTCACCATGTTGTATTTCACCTTCTACGGCATGATGACTACTGCCGTGACACCCAACCACAACGTGGCTGCCATCATTGCTGCCCCTTTCTACATGCTGTGGAATCTCTTCAGCGGATTCATGATTCCTCATAAG AGAATTCCAGTGTGGTGGAGATGGTATTATTGGGCAAACCCCGTGGCTTGGAGTTTATACGGTCTCGTTGCTTCCCAGTACGCTGACATTGAAGCACCGGTGAAACTCTCCGATGGAGTTAGAACGCTGCCAACAAGGGTGTTGATCAAGCATGTTTTCGGGTTCAGGCATGATTTCATCGGCATTTCAGGAGTTATGGTGGCCGGTTTTTGCCTCTTATTTGCAGTCATTTTCGCCTTCGCCATCAAATCCTTCAATTTCCAGAGGAGGTGA